In a single window of the Hoyosella subflava DQS3-9A1 genome:
- the urtA gene encoding urea ABC transporter substrate-binding protein: MRLSRRMVAAPTALVAIGLLLTACGSRAGDEAAASAESCVDTSGDTIKVGSLNSLSGTMAISEVTVRDSIRLAVEEINADGGVLGKQIQVVGEDGASDPATFAEKAEKLIRQDCVAAVFGGWTSASRKAMLPVFEDNNSLLYYPVQYEGLEASPNIFYSGATTNQQIVPALDYLKEQGTESLYLVGSDYVFPRTANSVIKAYAEANDIEILGEDYTPLGSTDFSTIVNKVRTAGADAVFNTLNGDSNVAFFREYSNAGLTAEAMPVVSVSIAEEEVGGIGVQNIEGQLTAWNYYQTVDTPENQAFVAAYKERYGDNKPTSDPMEAAYTSVYLWKETVEQAESFDVADVQAAAGGVSFAAPEGTVTINGDNNHITKTSRIGVINGDGLIDTVWESDGPIDPDPYLESYDWADGLSGN, encoded by the coding sequence ATGAGGTTGTCCAGGCGCATGGTCGCTGCCCCCACCGCACTGGTAGCGATCGGTCTACTTCTCACGGCGTGCGGCAGCCGTGCTGGCGATGAGGCCGCCGCCAGCGCGGAATCGTGCGTCGATACAAGTGGTGACACGATCAAAGTTGGATCCCTGAACTCGCTGTCAGGCACGATGGCGATCAGCGAGGTCACCGTGCGCGACTCGATCCGCCTCGCGGTGGAAGAAATCAACGCCGACGGTGGCGTCCTCGGCAAGCAGATTCAGGTCGTCGGTGAAGATGGGGCATCCGACCCCGCCACATTCGCCGAGAAGGCGGAAAAACTGATCCGGCAGGACTGTGTGGCAGCAGTCTTCGGCGGCTGGACCTCGGCGAGCCGTAAGGCGATGCTGCCGGTCTTCGAGGACAACAACTCCCTGCTCTACTACCCCGTCCAGTATGAGGGTCTCGAAGCGTCACCGAACATCTTCTACTCCGGTGCGACCACGAACCAGCAGATCGTCCCCGCCCTCGACTACTTGAAAGAGCAGGGCACAGAATCCCTGTACCTCGTGGGCAGCGACTACGTGTTCCCGCGCACGGCGAACTCTGTGATCAAGGCGTATGCGGAAGCGAATGACATCGAGATCCTCGGTGAGGACTACACCCCGCTGGGTTCAACGGACTTCTCGACCATCGTTAACAAAGTCCGTACCGCTGGAGCAGATGCGGTCTTCAATACCCTGAATGGTGACTCCAACGTCGCCTTCTTCCGCGAGTACTCCAACGCGGGCCTGACCGCCGAAGCAATGCCAGTCGTCTCAGTGTCCATTGCGGAGGAAGAAGTTGGCGGCATCGGTGTGCAGAACATCGAGGGCCAGCTGACCGCGTGGAACTACTACCAGACCGTCGACACTCCGGAGAACCAGGCATTCGTCGCGGCCTACAAGGAGCGCTACGGCGACAACAAGCCGACCTCAGATCCGATGGAGGCCGCGTACACCTCGGTCTATCTCTGGAAAGAAACGGTCGAGCAAGCTGAATCATTCGACGTCGCCGACGTACAGGCGGCTGCAGGTGGAGTGTCTTTCGCCGCGCCCGAAGGCACCGTGACGATCAACGGCGACAACAACCACATCACCAAGACGTCCCGCATCGGCGTGATCAACGGTGACGGTCTCATCGACACCGTGTGGGAGTCCGACGGTCCGATCGATCCGGACCCCTACCTCGAGTCGTACGACTGGGCTGACGGCCTGTCCGGCAACTGA
- a CDS encoding 3-hydroxybutyryl-CoA dehydrogenase, which produces MTGQADTPAAKPGAGEKISRVGVIGAGQMGAGIAEVCARAHVDVLVFEQTRELAAAGRARILRSLDRGVSSGKITEREREQAAWRLRFTSDLGDFADRQLVVEAVVEEEKVKTEIFRELDQIVTDPKAVLASNTSSIPIMKLGMATKNSSRVVGMHFFNPVPVLPLVELVTTLMTSSDVSERAEAFARDVLGKQVVRSADRSGFVVNALLVPYLLSAIRMVESGFATVEDIDKAIVLGLAHPMGPLALSDLVGLDTIKAIADSMYEEFKEPLYSPPPLLLRMVEASRLGKKAGHGFYQYPASGRPSAK; this is translated from the coding sequence ATGACCGGGCAAGCTGACACTCCCGCCGCCAAGCCGGGCGCCGGAGAAAAGATCTCGCGAGTTGGTGTTATCGGCGCCGGGCAGATGGGTGCTGGTATCGCGGAGGTGTGCGCTCGCGCACACGTCGACGTGCTGGTGTTCGAGCAGACCCGTGAACTCGCCGCAGCAGGCCGGGCGCGAATTCTCCGGTCGCTTGACCGTGGTGTGAGCAGTGGGAAGATCACCGAGCGTGAGCGGGAGCAGGCCGCATGGCGCCTCCGCTTCACCTCCGATCTCGGTGATTTCGCTGATCGTCAGCTTGTCGTTGAGGCTGTTGTCGAGGAGGAGAAGGTCAAGACGGAAATCTTCCGCGAACTTGACCAGATCGTCACCGACCCAAAGGCAGTACTGGCCTCCAACACCTCGTCCATCCCGATCATGAAGCTGGGGATGGCCACCAAGAATTCCAGCCGTGTAGTGGGCATGCACTTTTTCAACCCGGTGCCGGTCCTTCCTCTGGTTGAGTTGGTGACCACATTGATGACCAGCTCCGACGTGTCCGAGCGCGCGGAAGCGTTCGCTCGCGATGTGCTCGGCAAGCAGGTAGTGCGGTCCGCGGACCGTTCCGGCTTCGTGGTCAACGCCCTCCTTGTCCCGTACCTGCTTTCCGCGATTCGTATGGTCGAATCTGGATTCGCGACGGTGGAGGACATCGACAAGGCGATCGTGCTCGGTCTTGCGCACCCAATGGGACCGCTCGCGCTGAGCGACCTGGTTGGGCTCGACACCATCAAGGCCATCGCGGACTCGATGTACGAGGAGTTCAAGGAGCCTCTCTACTCGCCGCCGCCGCTGCTGCTGCGCATGGTTGAGGCGAGCAGGCTGGGCAAGAAGGCTGGGCACGGGTTCTACCAGTACCCAGCGTCTGGCCGTCCGTCCGCGAAGTGA
- the urtC gene encoding urea ABC transporter permease subunit UrtC, whose product MLFVVAPAVLSDFRLNLLGKFLCFAIVAVGIGLAWGRGGMLTLGQGVFFGLGAYMMAMHMKLADAEIRSGAGALPDFMQLGGQRDLPGFWLPFTSPFATLLMIMTIPPLLALLLGMGIFKRRVKGAYFAILSQALAAAFAILLISQQNTLGGSNGISYFRTWFGFTLNDPVNKQMLYFIAAGTLLVVMLITRQLMNSRYGELLVAVRDQEERVRFLGYDPANIKLVAYVVAALWASIAGALFVPIVGIITPQDVGVLASIAFIIGVAIGGRTTLLGPVLGAIAVAWAQTTLSEQFPSAWTYAQGALFVLVVGFLPGGIASLFLLRRRKKQKEGIS is encoded by the coding sequence ATGTTGTTCGTCGTCGCACCTGCCGTGCTCAGCGACTTCCGGCTCAATCTGCTTGGAAAGTTCTTGTGCTTCGCCATCGTCGCTGTCGGCATCGGCCTGGCGTGGGGCCGCGGCGGAATGCTCACCCTCGGGCAGGGCGTGTTCTTCGGACTCGGCGCCTACATGATGGCCATGCACATGAAGCTCGCTGACGCGGAAATCCGCAGTGGTGCGGGGGCACTGCCTGATTTCATGCAGCTCGGCGGGCAGCGTGACCTTCCCGGCTTCTGGCTCCCATTCACCAGCCCATTCGCGACGTTGCTGATGATCATGACCATCCCGCCATTGCTGGCCTTGCTGCTCGGTATGGGCATATTCAAGCGACGAGTGAAAGGCGCGTATTTCGCAATACTCAGCCAGGCCCTCGCGGCGGCATTTGCGATATTGCTCATCAGTCAGCAGAACACGCTGGGCGGCTCGAATGGCATCAGTTACTTCCGCACCTGGTTCGGCTTCACGCTGAATGATCCAGTCAACAAGCAGATGCTCTACTTCATCGCCGCGGGCACTCTGCTGGTGGTCATGCTCATCACCCGGCAGCTGATGAACAGCCGGTACGGCGAACTGCTCGTTGCCGTGCGGGACCAGGAGGAGCGAGTCCGCTTCCTCGGCTACGACCCCGCGAACATCAAGCTGGTCGCTTACGTCGTCGCAGCCTTGTGGGCATCGATCGCCGGGGCGCTGTTCGTCCCGATCGTCGGGATCATTACCCCGCAAGACGTCGGAGTACTCGCCTCGATCGCCTTCATCATCGGTGTCGCGATCGGTGGCCGTACCACTCTGCTCGGACCGGTGCTAGGTGCAATCGCCGTCGCCTGGGCCCAGACGACGTTGTCGGAGCAGTTCCCGTCTGCGTGGACGTACGCCCAGGGCGCATTGTTCGTACTTGTCGTCGGGTTCTTGCCTGGCGGGATCGCGTCCTTGTTCCTGCTCCGTCGGCGCAAGAAGCAGAAGGAGGGCATTTCGTGA
- a CDS encoding DUF6764 family protein: MSQTAVSTHHRVTRRLALAASGALIAGSVSLLGATTAAAAPVECPAVPGTGPAATSATSSCSATADDSSAAAAFGFDGNAAAAGEMFGLSLAIAADGGTATSAATNFSGPAAIAIGDGATVETWGLNPGLSIGIAGPGATVMVSGTSAPQCMGGPAFAGDFQTGKGCFSDGMNTVPLG, from the coding sequence ATGTCTCAGACGGCAGTATCAACACACCATCGCGTTACACGCCGCCTCGCTCTCGCTGCGAGCGGTGCCCTGATAGCTGGCTCGGTGTCACTACTGGGTGCGACGACAGCAGCAGCCGCGCCCGTGGAGTGTCCGGCGGTTCCGGGAACTGGCCCGGCAGCAACCTCGGCCACATCATCATGTTCTGCGACCGCAGACGATTCGAGCGCAGCAGCAGCGTTTGGCTTTGACGGCAACGCCGCAGCGGCCGGAGAAATGTTCGGACTTTCCCTGGCGATTGCGGCGGATGGTGGTACCGCGACGAGCGCGGCGACCAACTTCTCAGGCCCCGCTGCCATTGCCATCGGCGATGGTGCGACCGTCGAAACGTGGGGCCTCAACCCGGGGCTTTCAATCGGAATCGCAGGACCGGGTGCCACTGTCATGGTTTCCGGGACCTCGGCGCCCCAGTGCATGGGCGGGCCTGCGTTCGCGGGTGATTTCCAGACAGGTAAAGGCTGCTTTTCCGACGGGATGAACACCGTCCCTCTGGGCTGA
- the urtB gene encoding urea ABC transporter permease subunit UrtB: protein MDVLASQLFTGLSIGSILLLIALGLSLTFGQMGVINMAHGEFIMAGSYTAFVVQQVISSAGVSLFVSLIVGFCVGGVMGVVLEATLLKRMYHRPLDTLLVTFGVGLILQQVARDIFGAPAVNVATPEFLRGNIEVLGVVLTKSRLFILILAIVCVAILAAALKYTSMGRRIRAVVQNRDLAEVSGISSRRTDITTFFIGSGLAGVAGVALTLIGSTSPTIGQSYIVDAFLVVIAGGLGQIRGAVIAAFALGVLHAVIEYSTTASIAKVLVFVAIIIFLQVRPQGLVSVKTRSLA from the coding sequence ATGGACGTTTTAGCCAGCCAGCTCTTTACTGGGCTCAGCATCGGTTCGATCTTGCTTCTGATCGCACTGGGCCTCTCCCTCACGTTCGGCCAGATGGGCGTCATCAACATGGCGCACGGGGAGTTCATCATGGCCGGGTCGTACACCGCATTCGTTGTACAGCAGGTTATTTCAAGTGCCGGGGTGTCGCTGTTCGTGTCGCTGATTGTCGGTTTCTGCGTCGGCGGCGTCATGGGCGTAGTCCTCGAAGCGACCCTGCTCAAACGCATGTATCACCGGCCGCTGGACACATTGCTCGTCACGTTCGGCGTCGGTTTGATCCTGCAGCAAGTCGCGCGGGACATCTTCGGCGCTCCCGCCGTCAACGTCGCGACGCCCGAGTTTCTGCGCGGCAACATCGAGGTACTCGGTGTCGTTCTGACGAAATCACGACTGTTCATCCTGATTCTCGCCATTGTGTGCGTCGCCATTCTCGCCGCAGCGCTGAAGTACACCTCGATGGGGCGCCGGATCCGCGCGGTCGTTCAGAACCGTGATCTCGCTGAAGTAAGCGGAATCTCAAGCCGGCGCACCGACATCACGACGTTCTTCATTGGCTCTGGTCTCGCTGGAGTCGCTGGAGTCGCACTGACACTGATCGGGTCAACGAGCCCGACGATCGGCCAGAGCTACATCGTCGACGCGTTCCTGGTCGTCATCGCTGGTGGTCTTGGTCAGATTCGCGGGGCCGTGATCGCTGCCTTCGCGCTGGGAGTGCTGCACGCGGTAATCGAATACTCCACCACAGCGAGCATCGCCAAAGTCTTGGTGTTCGTTGCGATCATCATCTTCCTGCAAGTTCGGCCGCAGGGCCTCGTCAGCGTCAAGACTAGGAGCCTCGCATGA
- the ramB gene encoding acetate metabolism transcriptional regulator RamB: MAKTFVGARLRQLRAERGLSQVELAKMLDISASYLNQIEHDVRPLTVPVLLRITELFGVDATFFASQDTTRLIAEMREVLLDSEVGVDADAQEVASLVQTHPAIARAVVNLHRRYRNTTSQLAAATEDRYNDGSGSGAITMPHEEVRDYVYQRQNYFHELDTAAEQLTVQMRMHHADVRREIARRLERVHGVQIIKRIDLGDSVLHRYHPETRVMEISTRLSPGQQVFKFATELAYLECGDLLDELVDEGNFSSDAARRLARVSLAKYFAAATMLPYRQFHEVAEDFRYDVERMSAFYAVSYESICHRLSTLQRPNLRGVPFSFVRVDRAGNMSKRQSATGFHFSSTGGTCPLWNVYETFAYPGKIMRQIAEMPDGRRYLWIARTVERRASRYGEPGKTFAIGLGCELRHAGRTVYADGLDISDSGTATPIGVGCRICERDTCPQRAFPAIGKDIDLNEHRSTISPYLVREDSRDRVRERIPDEEFAPHL; this comes from the coding sequence GTGGCAAAGACGTTTGTCGGTGCACGCTTGCGGCAACTGAGAGCCGAGCGGGGCCTGAGTCAGGTCGAGCTTGCGAAGATGCTCGACATCTCGGCGAGCTACCTGAACCAGATTGAACATGACGTGCGGCCGCTGACCGTCCCCGTTTTGCTGCGGATCACCGAGCTATTCGGAGTCGATGCGACGTTCTTCGCTTCTCAGGACACCACCCGTCTCATCGCCGAAATGAGGGAGGTTCTCCTCGATTCCGAAGTCGGCGTGGATGCCGACGCGCAAGAGGTTGCCAGCCTGGTGCAAACACACCCCGCAATTGCCCGGGCGGTCGTCAACCTGCACCGCCGCTACCGCAACACGACCTCCCAGCTGGCAGCCGCCACGGAAGACCGGTACAACGACGGCAGCGGATCCGGCGCGATCACAATGCCGCACGAGGAAGTCCGTGACTACGTCTACCAGCGTCAGAACTACTTCCACGAACTCGACACCGCCGCCGAGCAGCTGACCGTGCAGATGCGCATGCACCACGCCGACGTGCGGAGAGAAATCGCCCGGCGGCTCGAGCGGGTGCACGGCGTGCAGATCATCAAGCGCATCGACCTTGGGGATTCCGTACTGCACCGCTACCACCCCGAAACTCGGGTGATGGAGATCTCGACACGTCTCTCTCCAGGTCAGCAAGTCTTCAAGTTCGCCACTGAGCTCGCGTATCTCGAGTGCGGCGACCTCCTTGATGAGCTTGTGGACGAAGGCAACTTCAGCTCCGACGCCGCGCGCCGACTCGCCCGGGTCAGCCTCGCCAAGTACTTCGCTGCCGCAACGATGCTGCCCTACCGGCAGTTCCACGAGGTGGCTGAGGACTTTCGGTACGACGTCGAGCGGATGTCCGCCTTCTACGCGGTCAGCTACGAATCAATCTGTCACCGACTGTCGACGCTGCAGCGGCCGAACCTCCGGGGAGTGCCGTTCTCCTTCGTGCGGGTAGACCGCGCAGGCAACATGTCGAAACGACAATCTGCAACGGGGTTTCACTTCTCGTCGACTGGCGGCACATGTCCGCTGTGGAATGTCTACGAGACTTTCGCTTATCCCGGCAAGATCATGCGGCAGATCGCCGAAATGCCCGATGGCCGCCGCTACCTGTGGATCGCCAGAACAGTCGAGCGGCGGGCCTCCCGGTACGGGGAGCCTGGAAAGACTTTCGCGATCGGCCTGGGGTGCGAACTGCGCCACGCGGGACGCACCGTTTACGCCGACGGACTCGATATCTCAGATTCCGGCACAGCAACGCCCATTGGAGTGGGCTGCCGGATCTGCGAACGGGACACCTGTCCGCAGCGGGCCTTTCCTGCTATCGGGAAGGACATCGACCTCAACGAACACCGCAGCACCATTTCCCCGTACCTCGTGCGGGAGGATTCGCGGGATCGCGTGCGAGAGCGGATACCGGACGAGGAGTTCGCTCCGCACCTGTGA
- the aceA gene encoding isocitrate lyase: MSNVGKPRTAAEIQQDWDTNPRWKGINRDYSAEQVAELQGSVVEEHTLARRGAEILWEGVNSDDYINALGALTGNMAVQQVRAGLKAIYLSGWQVAGDANLSGHTYPDQSLYPANSVPAVVRRINNALLRADEIARVEGDTAVDNWLVPIVADGEAGFGGALNVYELQKAMIAAGAAGTHWEDQLASEKKCGHLGGKVLIPTQQHIRTLTSARLAADVSNTETVVIARTDAEAATLITSDVDERDRPFITGERTAEGFYNIKNGIEPCIARAKAYAPYADMIWMETGVPDLEVAKKFAEAVKADFPDQLLSYNCSPSFNWRAHLDDSTIAKFQKELGAMGFKFQFITLAGFHALNYSMFDLAYGYAREGMTAYVDLQEREFASEARGYTATKHQREVGAGYFDRIATTVDPNTSTAALKGSTEEGQFH; encoded by the coding sequence ATGTCTAACGTCGGTAAGCCACGTACCGCCGCTGAAATTCAGCAGGACTGGGACACCAACCCTCGCTGGAAGGGAATCAACCGCGACTACAGCGCTGAGCAGGTCGCCGAACTGCAGGGCAGCGTCGTAGAAGAGCACACGCTGGCTCGTCGCGGTGCGGAAATCCTGTGGGAAGGCGTCAATAGCGACGATTACATCAACGCTCTTGGTGCACTGACCGGCAACATGGCCGTTCAGCAGGTCCGCGCGGGCCTGAAGGCCATCTACCTGTCCGGCTGGCAGGTCGCCGGTGACGCGAACCTTTCCGGTCACACCTACCCTGACCAGAGCCTCTACCCGGCAAACTCAGTTCCAGCTGTTGTTCGCCGCATCAACAACGCGCTGCTCCGTGCCGACGAGATCGCGCGCGTCGAGGGTGACACGGCGGTTGACAACTGGCTGGTGCCGATCGTCGCTGACGGTGAAGCTGGCTTCGGTGGCGCGCTGAACGTCTACGAGCTGCAGAAGGCCATGATCGCCGCGGGCGCAGCTGGTACCCACTGGGAAGACCAGCTCGCGTCGGAGAAGAAGTGCGGCCACCTCGGTGGCAAGGTGCTGATCCCCACCCAGCAGCACATCCGCACGCTTACCTCGGCCCGCCTCGCAGCGGACGTTTCCAACACAGAAACCGTCGTCATCGCTCGTACCGACGCTGAGGCCGCGACACTCATCACGTCTGATGTCGACGAGCGTGACCGCCCGTTCATCACCGGCGAGCGCACCGCTGAGGGCTTCTACAACATCAAGAATGGCATCGAGCCCTGCATCGCCCGCGCGAAGGCTTACGCACCGTACGCGGACATGATCTGGATGGAGACCGGTGTTCCGGACCTCGAGGTCGCGAAGAAGTTCGCCGAGGCTGTGAAGGCTGACTTCCCAGACCAGCTGCTGTCGTACAACTGCTCACCGTCCTTCAACTGGCGGGCGCACCTCGACGACTCGACGATTGCGAAGTTCCAGAAGGAACTCGGCGCGATGGGCTTCAAGTTCCAGTTCATCACGCTCGCGGGCTTCCACGCTCTCAACTACAGCATGTTCGACCTGGCTTACGGCTATGCCCGTGAAGGCATGACCGCCTACGTTGACCTGCAGGAGCGCGAGTTCGCGTCAGAGGCTCGCGGCTACACCGCCACCAAGCACCAGCGCGAGGTCGGTGCTGGCTACTTCGACCGCATCGCTACCACGGTGGATCCAAACACCTCCACCGCAGCCCTCAAGGGGTCGACTGAAGAAGGCCAGTTCCACTGA